The sequence ATTACAATATCTTCTTCAGTTTTGAGTGACTCAGCCATATCAAAACTTGGTAAATCAGCTACTTTAACCATTTTAATCCTCCAACGTTTTTGATAATTTGACTGCACGATTGATGTCTTGTTGTTGAGTTGATTTATCTCTGCCACCAAGCATTACAATAACTACGTCATCATGTTGGATGTAATACATCCTCCATCCTGAACCGAAGAACTCTCTCATTTCCCAAACACCATCTTGGAGAGGTTTAATGTCTCCCCAGTTCCCACGTTGAACCTTATCTAATCGGCGATTCAAGCGAATGCGGGTCATATTGTCTTTAATGCCATCCAACCATTAATCAAATTCTGGTAGACGTTTAATTTTAATCATGAGGATTCCTTTTCTTCTCAGTATATTGTATTCGATCGAATACATAATGCAAGATTTTTATCCCAAGAGTTGTCCGCAGAAATTGGGGATTATTTCTGAACTGTGACCCTTGAGAAATCAGGAAAAAATGCAAAAACGAATGTTTTTTGATCAACTTTATTGGCTAAAAGTTACATTTTTGCTTAAAAATAAACCGACTTGTCTCCAAGTCGGTTGAACGAGAACGTTCCAGAGGGTATGAATAACGATAAGATACTGATATTAAAGTAATATTAAAAAAACGTTTCGTATAAGCTCTATTATGTTAAATGGGTTCTAAAAAAGGCTTTAATTCTGTTGAAGAATGTATGTACAGAGGATGCCCAGGTTCTCCACTTTTATTTAATTTAAGATAATGGAGCTTATCTTTTAGAAGTTGTTTTACAAAAGTTGATCTGTCTTTAAATATTCCAGCATTTCCCCAACAAGCAATAAGTTGATGAGATTCTGTAGCTAATTGCTGCAAGTAAGCATCATTTTCAGGGCCAATTGGATCTTCCTGAGACATCATTTCTTGTGGATCAGTGGCTCTATATGCAAAAAGATTAGCCATGTAGATGCCACCACCCCCCCAACTTTTAGCAAAGTTAATACAGCGATTGATAGTTGGATCATCTTGAATATGATCTGCTGTTGAAGGATTTAGGCCAATAAATGTAAATATAGGTTTCTCTTTATCCCAAATACGCCAAAGTGAATAACGATATTTACTACAATCTGAAATTATTGCACCCTTTTCCATAAACCCCTCTATTTAAATATATGATTATGTATCTTGTATCATAACCTCTAATTCTTATGAAAAAGAAAGTGAATTTAATTCATGGAGATATCACAGAATTTCCAGTAGATGCTCTTATTAGTTCTGCAAATAAATCTTTATTAGGTGGGGGTGGCCTAGATTATATCATTCATAAAAAAGCAGGATCTCTGATGAAAGAGGCTTGTATCCATCTAAATAAAACAAAAGGTGGTTGTCAGACTGGCTGTGCAGAAGTAACCGTTGCAGGTGACCTACCTGCTAAATTTGTTATTCATGCGGTTGCTCCTAGATGGCTAAATGGTGAAAAAAATGAACCACAATTATTGTGTAATACTTATAGTAGTGCTTTAAGAAAAGCAGAGGAAATTAAAGCTCAAACAGTTTCTGTTCCGAATATGGGAACTGGGGTCTATAACTTTCCTAAGCAGCTAGCAGCAGAAATTGCTATAGGTACTATCTTGTCAGAATTACCTTTTTATAATGAAGTGAAAGAAGTCTTTTTTGTCTGCTATGACATAGTAAATTACGAGATTTATAAGGGCATATTAGAAAATATTGATGACCCTAAAATTGAAATCTTAATTTAAGTTTTCCTAAAATTAACATAATACACCTTATACGAAACGCCCGAAAAAATCCATTTTAAAACAATGTTTTATAGGTGTAAAAACAGCCTAAGCACGCTCTCTTAGGCTGTTTCAGAGATTTTTCGTGTTCCACGCTCAATAAGTAATCGATGTTCCACGGTTTTATTTAGTTTTAATAAACCTCATCCGGTTTTTTGATGAGTCATTATTTCATGTGCTTGCACTGAAATTGGCTCATCAAAAAAGTGGAGTCCTGGCTAACCATAGGGAAGGAAAAAACGGCTCAAGAATCCCCTCTTTTTAGGTTCAGGCTCAACATGTTCTGGAACAGGGATACGTTTGTTCTCTGGAGTAGTCAATCCGTCCTCTTTAACCTGCTTTAACTGAATATTTGTTGCCATATCAGTTGGGTTTGGCGAAATATTACTTTCAATATTCTCTTTATTAGGTTCACTACTAGTTTTATGTGGCTTCATTTCAATTAGTGTAAGAAGCGTATCGATACGAGCATTAGCTTTAGCCTCTCTATCTTCTGCTTTTTCTAATTGTTTCTTTAAAAAGTCGATCTGATTTTTTAACTCTACTACTGTTTTATCAGTGTATTCGGGTGTATCCAGATTCTGTATTAGAGACGTATCAATACGTTTTGACTGTTTTCCAGAAAACGGTTCACCATATACACGCAATAATTCTGAAAAGTCTATAAAGCCATCATGATCACGGCTTAATACCCCATTTTTTATATCTTTATAAAGTGTCGCTCTAGATTTTTTATACAGTGTGGCAGCATCACTAACACTGTATTTTGTACTTGTTTTCATAGTGTATTACTGTGTATTTAAGATACGTATTGAAGAATACAATAAGTGTATTCTTCAATACACTCAAGGTTTGAAGCCTAAGTTCCGTAAGTAAGGTAAAAACTGCTTCTGTTGTTTTGGATCTCTAAGTTTTTCCTTGATTTTTGAAGCTAATATTTCATAGCTCTCACCCTCACGTGCTAGATGAGAAAGTTCATGTAGACGCGATAGTTGATTACCAAACATGTTTATCTGAGCATCTGTTAACTTATAAAACTCTTTCGGTATGTCTGTACTTTCCTGACCAATACTTTTTGTTTTTTCTTTAAAAGAAAAAGTAATGTGAGTAACTTTACGACCTGTTTTTTTCTGCTCATATGTCACACGTAAAGGGCTGTATTCATTTATTTGATCTACAGCAGTATCAATTACCCTTTTTTTAAAATCAGCAAATAACGGATACTTTTTACCTAGTTCCAGCATGGTTCGTAGATTATCAACAGAGATTTCACGCTTACCTATTTGTCTGTATTGCACCAGTAACTCATAGATACGGATACCGTATCCACTGTTGATACCTGCGATATCAGATAAAGCATATTTCGTAAATTCTCTACTTAGGTTGGATATAAAAGGCAAAATTGGTTTTGAAAAGCGAATACCAATGACACTTTGACTATCTAAAAACTGAACCTCTTGTACCCATCTCATTTTGATAGATTTATCGTCCACAGAGAGGTTGATAGACCTTTCATAAAGTCTATTAATCCCTTCTTTTAAATCTCTATAGGCTGTTTTCTCATGTACTCCTAGGAGCTGTAATTCATTAACACTCACTGGGTATAACTCATCATCTGTGATGGGTTGATTCTTTGGAATACGTGAAATGGCTGCTAAGACAATACGTTGCTCTACGGCACTTAATTGATATGAAGCTTCTATAACTTGATTTGATTTTACAACTTGATTCTTATCCAAAATAAAACCATTTAATTTTTAATATATGACAAATATATACTTGTCATAGTTAGTAGTCAATCCGTCATAGTTAAGTAGTCAATCCGTCATAGTTAGTAGTCAATCCGTCATAGTTAGTAGTCAATCCGTCATATTTAAATGCTGAAACCATTGCTACTAAAGGCATACAGAGGGCTGAAAAGATTTAAAATATTTAAAAATAATTAAAAAAGGAAATTTGAAAAATTGCCCTTGGTTTTCGCTTCGCTCAAACTCTATTGAATCTCGCTTTCGCTCGATTCATCGGGGCAATTTTTGGTTCATGTTTTCGTGACTTTTAGAAAAAGCAAAAGCAACTCGGAATTCGCTTCGCTCATCAGCTTTTTTTTCTCGCTACGCTCGGTTTAGGAATCAAATTTGGAAAGTTCGCACCCATTCGGGATGCTCTGTAAAGCAGGTGATTGATGGATAGGGAGCTTGTAATCAGGGAAAGGGATAAGCAAATTTTTTCAGTTCGCTCGTAGACACTCGCTCTGTTTATCGACTCATGCCACGAGATTTCATTTTAGGAGCTTGTTGCTGTGCTTTGAGCTGTTGTTCTTGTCTGAGTTTCATCTGTTGTTCTGCTTTGATCTCATCCACACATTTTTTAATGACTTGATAGGATGGGTATAGAGTCTGGTATTGCTTGGCTTTGGCCGGATGTTGTTGTTGGTACTGCTTCCAGGCATGTTCTTTGAATTTTTCATTTTCCAATAAATCCTTCACACCATGTTTTTTCTGGTGTTCATGCTGACCTTTCAGTTTTTTGTGTTCTTGGTAAATCGCATCACGTTGGGCTTCCCAGGCTTTTTTTCCAAACAGTAAGGGTTTGTTCTGGGTTAATTCGTTGTGTTGATCGACCAGGCTTTGCAATTTGTCATGACTTTGCTTGAGTCCGCTTTTCACGATCTCCTGGGCAAGGTGCTGATTGAACTCGTTTTGATGTTTGTGGTGCTTGGTCAGGTTTATTTCGGCTTGTTTGAGATTGCGCTGCATAAAATCCAGGTCTAGATTCGCGTCTTTTGCGCTGATTTCGCGATTTAGCACTTTGCCAAGGGTTTCCCTCTGTTTTTCTTCAAACAGGGCTTTTTCGTCAATTGGTGGCGTTTTAGCACTATTTTTGATTTGGATCTGCTGTTCAGTTTTTAGTGTATTGAGTTTGATCTCATTTTCAGCAATCAGCAGATCCATATTTTTGTCGTATTGCAACTGAGCCTGATTTCTCTGTTTGATTTCGTCATTGCTTCGGCTGATTTCGGTCTCAATCCCTTTTCGGCGCAGTTCGGTGACTTTCGGTCCTTCGTGCAGGGTGGCTTCCAGGCCATTCTCCTGGTCTTTGTAGCTGCGGTGGTCGACTCGGGCGGTGTATCCGGCTAGATCCAGGTGCATATTGCAGATATCGGCAAAGTGTTCGCGCCAGTGCTCGATTTCTCCACTGTGTTTCTGATCGAGTTCCCGGGTTTTCTCTGTAAAACCTTCGGGCGTAAGTTTACGT is a genomic window of Acinetobacter sp. YWS30-1 containing:
- a CDS encoding type II toxin-antitoxin system RelE/ParE family toxin → MTRIRLNRRLDKVQRGNWGDIKPLQDGVWEMREFFGSGWRMYYIQHDDVVIVMLGGRDKSTQQQDINRAVKLSKTLED
- a CDS encoding DUF1643 domain-containing protein, with product MEKGAIISDCSKYRYSLWRIWDKEKPIFTFIGLNPSTADHIQDDPTINRCINFAKSWGGGGIYMANLFAYRATDPQEMMSQEDPIGPENDAYLQQLATESHQLIACWGNAGIFKDRSTFVKQLLKDKLHYLKLNKSGEPGHPLYIHSSTELKPFLEPI
- a CDS encoding macro domain-containing protein, with protein sequence MKKKVNLIHGDITEFPVDALISSANKSLLGGGGLDYIIHKKAGSLMKEACIHLNKTKGGCQTGCAEVTVAGDLPAKFVIHAVAPRWLNGEKNEPQLLCNTYSSALRKAEEIKAQTVSVPNMGTGVYNFPKQLAAEIAIGTILSELPFYNEVKEVFFVCYDIVNYEIYKGILENIDDPKIEILI
- a CDS encoding plasmid replication DNA-binding protein — translated: MKTSTKYSVSDAATLYKKSRATLYKDIKNGVLSRDHDGFIDFSELLRVYGEPFSGKQSKRIDTSLIQNLDTPEYTDKTVVELKNQIDFLKKQLEKAEDREAKANARIDTLLTLIEMKPHKTSSEPNKENIESNISPNPTDMATNIQLKQVKEDGLTTPENKRIPVPEHVEPEPKKRGFLSRFFLPYG
- the repM gene encoding replication initiation protein RepM, whose protein sequence is MDKNQVVKSNQVIEASYQLSAVEQRIVLAAISRIPKNQPITDDELYPVSVNELQLLGVHEKTAYRDLKEGINRLYERSINLSVDDKSIKMRWVQEVQFLDSQSVIGIRFSKPILPFISNLSREFTKYALSDIAGINSGYGIRIYELLVQYRQIGKREISVDNLRTMLELGKKYPLFADFKKRVIDTAVDQINEYSPLRVTYEQKKTGRKVTHITFSFKEKTKSIGQESTDIPKEFYKLTDAQINMFGNQLSRLHELSHLAREGESYEILASKIKEKLRDPKQQKQFLPYLRNLGFKP
- the mobQ gene encoding MobQ family relaxase translates to MAIYHFSVKTVARSAGRSATAAIAYRAGEKIYCEREGREHDYSRKTGVEYKEIYLPEGAPEHLKNREKLWNEVEQRETRKNSTVAREFEIAFPSELNQEQRLAMLEELCASIVERHQVAVDACIHAPHTGSGSDERNYHAHILMSTRKLTPEGFTEKTRELDQKHSGEIEHWREHFADICNMHLDLAGYTARVDHRSYKDQENGLEATLHEGPKVTELRRKGIETEISRSNDEIKQRNQAQLQYDKNMDLLIAENEIKLNTLKTEQQIQIKNSAKTPPIDEKALFEEKQRETLGKVLNREISAKDANLDLDFMQRNLKQAEINLTKHHKHQNEFNQHLAQEIVKSGLKQSHDKLQSLVDQHNELTQNKPLLFGKKAWEAQRDAIYQEHKKLKGQHEHQKKHGVKDLLENEKFKEHAWKQYQQQHPAKAKQYQTLYPSYQVIKKCVDEIKAEQQMKLRQEQQLKAQQQAPKMKSRGMSR